The proteins below are encoded in one region of Girardinichthys multiradiatus isolate DD_20200921_A chromosome 19, DD_fGirMul_XY1, whole genome shotgun sequence:
- the reep1 gene encoding receptor expression-enhancing protein 1 isoform X1, which produces MVSWIISRLVVLVFGTLYPAYSSYKAVKTKDVREYVKWMMYWIIFALFTTVEVFTDMFLCWLPFYYELKIAFVVWLLSPYTKGSSVMYRKFVHPTLSSKEKDIDEYICQAKDKSYDTLVHFGRKGLNVAATAAVMAAAKGQGVLSDRLRSFSMQDLSSYQSDPVQTGPSAAQPTTAQHRTRPIIRSKSESYKDFDMNEYEVLGLEQLDSAEFLPQTTPTSESRSTSVTPSVTPQSSPLSTPTPPATPAAQEQSEEGLGNEGLGNEMRAMSSSPQLRMSKRKAPEVCSLPPLRVLRPLTRSRSALSSNNEAM; this is translated from the exons ATGGTCTCCTGGATCATCTCTAGACTTGTGGT ACTTGTTTTTGGTACACTATATCCGGCATACTCATCTTATAAGGCTGTGAAGACAAAAGATGTGAGAGAATAC GTGAAATGGATGATGTACTGGATAATATTTGCTCTTTTTACCACGGTGGAGGTGTTTACAGATATGTTTCTTTGTTG GCTTCCGTTCTACTATGAACTGAAGATAGCCTTTGTGGTGTGGCTCCTGTCCCCTTACACCAAAGGCTCCAGTGTGATGTACAGGAAGTTTGTCCATCCCACGCTTTCCtcaaaagaaaag gACATCGATGAGTACATCTGCcaagcaaaagacaaaagctATGACACATTGGTGCATTTTGGGAGGAAAGGACTGAATGTTGCAGCCACAGCTGCAGTTATGGCTGCTGCAAAG GGTCAAGGTGTTCTGTCAGATAGATTACGGAGTTTCAGCATGCAGGATCTGTCGTCCTACCAGTCTGACCCAGTTCAGACCGGACCCAGCGCCGCCCAGCCCACCACAGCTCAACACCGAACCAGACCCATCATCCGTAGCAAGTCAGAGAGCTACAAGG ATTTTGACATGAATGAGTATGAGGTGCTGGGGTTGGAGCAGTTGGACTCTGCAGAGTTTCTACCCCAAACAACGCCAACCTCCGAGTCTAGGTCCACATCTGTTACACCATCTGTGACGCCCCAGTCCAGCCCACTCTCCACACCCACTCCACCTGCTACTCCTGCAGCTCAGGAGCAATCCGAGGAAGGTCTGGGGAATGAGGGTCTGGGGAATGAGATGCGTGCCATGTCCAGCTCTCCACAGCTCCGGATGAGTAAGAGGAAAGCTCCGGAGGTATGCAGCCTG
- the reep1 gene encoding receptor expression-enhancing protein 1 isoform X3 has protein sequence MMYWIIFALFTTVEVFTDMFLCWLPFYYELKIAFVVWLLSPYTKGSSVMYRKFVHPTLSSKEKDIDEYICQAKDKSYDTLVHFGRKGLNVAATAAVMAAAKGQGVLSDRLRSFSMQDLSSYQSDPVQTGPSAAQPTTAQHRTRPIIRSKSESYKDFDMNEYEVLGLEQLDSAEFLPQTTPTSESRSTSVTPSVTPQSSPLSTPTPPATPAAQEQSEEGLGNEGLGNEMRAMSSSPQLRMSKRKAPEVCSLPPLRVLRPLTRSRSALSSNNEAM, from the exons ATGATGTACTGGATAATATTTGCTCTTTTTACCACGGTGGAGGTGTTTACAGATATGTTTCTTTGTTG GCTTCCGTTCTACTATGAACTGAAGATAGCCTTTGTGGTGTGGCTCCTGTCCCCTTACACCAAAGGCTCCAGTGTGATGTACAGGAAGTTTGTCCATCCCACGCTTTCCtcaaaagaaaag gACATCGATGAGTACATCTGCcaagcaaaagacaaaagctATGACACATTGGTGCATTTTGGGAGGAAAGGACTGAATGTTGCAGCCACAGCTGCAGTTATGGCTGCTGCAAAG GGTCAAGGTGTTCTGTCAGATAGATTACGGAGTTTCAGCATGCAGGATCTGTCGTCCTACCAGTCTGACCCAGTTCAGACCGGACCCAGCGCCGCCCAGCCCACCACAGCTCAACACCGAACCAGACCCATCATCCGTAGCAAGTCAGAGAGCTACAAGG ATTTTGACATGAATGAGTATGAGGTGCTGGGGTTGGAGCAGTTGGACTCTGCAGAGTTTCTACCCCAAACAACGCCAACCTCCGAGTCTAGGTCCACATCTGTTACACCATCTGTGACGCCCCAGTCCAGCCCACTCTCCACACCCACTCCACCTGCTACTCCTGCAGCTCAGGAGCAATCCGAGGAAGGTCTGGGGAATGAGGGTCTGGGGAATGAGATGCGTGCCATGTCCAGCTCTCCACAGCTCCGGATGAGTAAGAGGAAAGCTCCGGAGGTATGCAGCCTG
- the reep1 gene encoding receptor expression-enhancing protein 1 isoform X2 gives MVSWIISRLVVLVFGTLYPAYSSYKAVKTKDVREYVKWMMYWIIFALFTTVEVFTDMFLCWLPFYYELKIAFVVWLLSPYTKGSSVMYRKFVHPTLSSKEKDIDEYICQAKDKSYDTLVHFGRKGLNVAATAAVMAAAKGQGVLSDRLRSFSMQDLSSYQSDPVQTGPSAAQPTTAQHRTRPIIRSKSESYKDFDMNEYEVLGLEQLDSAEFLPQTTPTSESRSTSVTPSVTPQSSPLSTPTPPATPAAQEQSEEGLGNEGLGNEMRAMSSSPQLRMSKRKAPEPPLRVLRPLTRSRSALSSNNEAM, from the exons ATGGTCTCCTGGATCATCTCTAGACTTGTGGT ACTTGTTTTTGGTACACTATATCCGGCATACTCATCTTATAAGGCTGTGAAGACAAAAGATGTGAGAGAATAC GTGAAATGGATGATGTACTGGATAATATTTGCTCTTTTTACCACGGTGGAGGTGTTTACAGATATGTTTCTTTGTTG GCTTCCGTTCTACTATGAACTGAAGATAGCCTTTGTGGTGTGGCTCCTGTCCCCTTACACCAAAGGCTCCAGTGTGATGTACAGGAAGTTTGTCCATCCCACGCTTTCCtcaaaagaaaag gACATCGATGAGTACATCTGCcaagcaaaagacaaaagctATGACACATTGGTGCATTTTGGGAGGAAAGGACTGAATGTTGCAGCCACAGCTGCAGTTATGGCTGCTGCAAAG GGTCAAGGTGTTCTGTCAGATAGATTACGGAGTTTCAGCATGCAGGATCTGTCGTCCTACCAGTCTGACCCAGTTCAGACCGGACCCAGCGCCGCCCAGCCCACCACAGCTCAACACCGAACCAGACCCATCATCCGTAGCAAGTCAGAGAGCTACAAGG ATTTTGACATGAATGAGTATGAGGTGCTGGGGTTGGAGCAGTTGGACTCTGCAGAGTTTCTACCCCAAACAACGCCAACCTCCGAGTCTAGGTCCACATCTGTTACACCATCTGTGACGCCCCAGTCCAGCCCACTCTCCACACCCACTCCACCTGCTACTCCTGCAGCTCAGGAGCAATCCGAGGAAGGTCTGGGGAATGAGGGTCTGGGGAATGAGATGCGTGCCATGTCCAGCTCTCCACAGCTCCGGATGAGTAAGAGGAAAGCTCCGGAG
- the chmp3 gene encoding charged multivesicular body protein 3, producing MGLFGRTPDKPPKELINEWSQKIRKEMRVIDRQIRDIQREEEKVKRSIKDAAKKGQKDVCVVLAKEMIQSKRAVTKLYASKAQMNSVLLSMKNQLAVVRVAGALQKSTEVMKAMQNLVKIPEIQATMRELSKEMMKAGIIEEMLEDTFESMEDGEEMEEAAEEEVDKILFEITAGALGKAPSKVTDALPELQPAGAAAASDEETEEDIEAMQSRLAALRS from the exons ATGGGGCTGTTCGGCAGGACACCGGATAAACCCCCCAAAGAGCTT ATTAATGAGtggtctcagaaaattagaaaggAGATGAGAGTGATTGACAGACAAATTCGAG ATATTCAAAGAGAGGAGGAAAAGGTTAAACGATCCATCAAAGATGCTGCCAAAAAGGGACAGAAAGATGTTTGTGTGGTCCTCGCAAAGGAAATGATTCAGTCAAAACGGGCTGTCACAAAACTATATGCCTCCAAAGCTCAAATGAACTCGGTGCTTCTCAGCATGAAGAATCAACTGG ccgTGGTTCGTGTAGCTGGCGCCCTGCAGAAGAGCACAGAAGTTATGAAAGCCATGCAGAATCTAGTCAAAATCCCAGAGATCCAGGCCACAATGAGGGAACTTTCAAAGGAGATGATGAAG GCTGGCATCATTGAGGAAATGCTGGAGGACACATTTGAGAGcatggaagatggagaggagatggaggaggcaGCAGAGGAGGAAGTTGACAAGATCCTCTTTGAGATTACAGCAG GGGCTCTTGGTAAAGCTCCAAGCAAAGTCACGGATGCCCTTCCAGAACTGCAACCTGCTGGAGCAGCTGCTGCCTCGGACGAAGAGACGGAGGAGGACATTGAAGCCATGCAGTCCAGACTGGCAGCTTTGAGGAGCTAA